A part of Rickettsia canadensis str. McKiel genomic DNA contains:
- a CDS encoding F0F1 ATP synthase subunit B, with protein sequence MNFLDENFCLAVSFVIFVYLIYKPAKKAILNSLDVKILEIQERVLKAKKLKEDAILLFEQTNAQIKQLDTLRSQMIEESNKVTKKIIQEKTKEIEEFLEHKKSDAIKLIQHQKLITSKELQDEFCDEVIKLVSKYFQSVKLSESNIAKNLMDKSDFVHNNKVT encoded by the coding sequence ATGAATTTCCTAGATGAAAACTTCTGTCTTGCCGTTAGTTTTGTAATTTTTGTATATTTAATTTATAAACCGGCAAAAAAAGCTATTTTAAATTCTTTAGATGTTAAGATTTTAGAAATCCAAGAAAGAGTTCTAAAAGCTAAAAAGTTAAAAGAAGATGCTATCTTACTCTTTGAACAAACGAACGCACAAATAAAGCAATTAGACACTTTACGCTCTCAAATGATAGAAGAAAGCAATAAAGTTACAAAAAAAATCATTCAAGAAAAAACTAAAGAAATTGAAGAATTTTTAGAGCATAAAAAATCTGATGCTATAAAATTAATTCAACACCAAAAATTAATCACAAGTAAAGAATTACAAGATGAATTTTGTGATGAAGTGATAAAACTTGTCTCCAAATATTTTCAATCAGTTAAGCTTTCAGAGAGCAACATTGCTAAAAATTTAATGGATAAATCTGATTTTGTCCATAATAATAAAGTTACATAG
- a CDS encoding F0F1 ATP synthase subunit B' (Produces ATP from ADP in the presence of a proton gradient across the membrane. Subunit B' is part of the membrane proton channel.) encodes MPQFDIATYYSQIFWLIVTFGLLYIFIYKFIIPKAEEIFNNRQTNIQDNITQADILTLEVEKLNKYYNEEVEKTNTAIDRLKKAKIYSLESEFLIKKKNLEQDLKNSINKNIEDINLAAKQFRTNKSEAIIKLAVNIIEKVAGTKADIDLLKKIK; translated from the coding sequence ATGCCTCAATTTGATATTGCTACATATTATTCACAAATTTTTTGGCTTATAGTTACTTTCGGCTTATTGTATATCTTTATTTATAAATTTATCATTCCAAAAGCCGAAGAAATTTTTAATAACAGACAGACAAATATTCAAGATAATATTACACAAGCTGATATACTGACCTTAGAAGTAGAAAAGCTAAATAAATATTATAATGAGGAAGTAGAAAAAACAAATACCGCAATAGATAGGCTAAAAAAAGCAAAAATATACTCTTTAGAATCAGAATTCTTAATAAAAAAAAAGAATCTAGAACAAGATTTAAAAAATTCTATAAATAAAAATATTGAAGATATAAATTTAGCTGCTAAGCAATTTAGAACTAATAAAAGCGAAGCAATCATAAAACTTGCAGTTAATATTATTGAAAAAGTAGCTGGAACTAAAGCAGATATAGATTTACTAAAAAAAATAAAATAA
- a CDS encoding F0F1 ATP synthase subunit C, which yields MDIVSLKFIGVGLMAIGMYGAALGVSNIFSSLLNAIARNPAAAENLQRMALIGAGLAEAIGLFSFVIAMLLIFS from the coding sequence ATGGATATAGTTTCTTTAAAATTTATTGGTGTAGGACTTATGGCTATCGGTATGTATGGTGCGGCTCTAGGAGTTAGTAATATATTTAGCTCTCTACTTAATGCAATAGCACGAAACCCTGCAGCTGCAGAAAACTTACAAAGAATGGCTCTTATCGGCGCAGGTCTTGCTGAAGCAATAGGGCTTTTTTCCTTTGTGATTGCTATGTTACTTATTTTTTCTTAA
- a CDS encoding CarD family transcriptional regulator — translation MANTTQSEHKTKSEFKIGQRIVYPAHGVGEITNIEYHTIAGTEIKVYVISFAQDKMTLKVPVNRATIVGLRAVASRKDLDVIYSTLQGKPKQGNRMWSRRAQEYEGKINSGNIVAIAEVLRDLHKNVDNDRSYSERTLYESALNRLAGELAILENIHPTEAINKLVEVLREKLVA, via the coding sequence ATGGCAAATACAACACAATCCGAACATAAAACTAAATCCGAGTTTAAAATAGGGCAACGAATTGTCTATCCTGCACATGGAGTGGGTGAAATAACAAATATAGAATATCATACTATAGCAGGTACTGAAATTAAAGTATATGTAATTTCCTTTGCTCAAGATAAAATGACGTTAAAAGTTCCGGTTAATAGGGCTACAATTGTCGGTCTGAGAGCAGTCGCAAGTAGAAAAGATTTAGATGTCATATATTCGACTCTTCAAGGTAAACCAAAACAAGGAAATAGAATGTGGAGTAGAAGAGCACAAGAATATGAAGGCAAAATTAACTCAGGTAACATTGTAGCTATAGCTGAAGTATTACGTGACTTACATAAAAATGTCGATAATGATCGTTCTTACAGTGAAAGAACACTCTATGAATCAGCTTTAAATAGACTTGCAGGTGAACTTGCTATCCTTGAAAATATACATCCAACCGAAGCAATTAATAAGTTAGTTGAAGTATTGCGTGAAAAATTAGTAGCGTAG
- a CDS encoding autotransporter domain-containing protein — MSTLIEQSQLQKSRFLKYSLLASISVGTIITLPFEGMASSEPINLDIIERGDNGLLQPVINNKFERAKSFATAGNKRKRPPTRRKILVGNETTEQNQNIDTSEPIEQTAQKPEIIITVSSPTVSPTSGSFVTAPNTLNTTPIFSTPSTSPEHIYTTAPGTPYDEPIPHATPNNQYAVARRLSFSEPQQIEQPTTLIKPTMSPKPTTLEITAGIVNRISTHNENAKRKLGMITAAIEQTSGKKAKKSAQKKAPVAEVSTAGPFLNQQRQLDVLTQKQKVNAVRQAAVNKKKRRENEVKRNSTDVEKLITQMNQVQLEQNQRRIAAELQRKAETSTKHVTIKNKNKSKADKVRQEKTFLQKIHLTKTEQEKKIAEDKNARAAAEKVRKEKNKQAQKAEEISNIKLKVSEQLIQMLDYKAKLQEKLQEVERIEAKHEVSVIKKELKNIEKLVSKAAKVVNNAETETSRTTLQVMQDKMNGYSEQLDKIEENLKLLTPIVYSSNDSTYKQPPKAKPIMPLTSGVQGILGKQLQLEEKYGYLVPNQTQPQTYTTVLPNQEVADPKRMDSGFVSLDKETDADVGFNTSCGKGTDCTQVGQELSFELPTLKVLGYQDNINQTLDTIARANSIERPILFQNLLKDLERRKQEAKMVEEQAIMHVINNPNDDQAKEQVALVDKLLEKYNTDIKLVRKTLEDNKENNSRNNVKKPLERLVFEAKLPPIREYDALCEESQKVIASKRATEELRNQREDDPELEKLAIIEYMEVQKKQSQLEQDIKAIDPLFQAAIYSDSELSRELSRSYSVGDILSNTESNLSHSSSVSSLNNLSSSNVMKLEELKSKYEKISNDYKAKELELDALNQNDPKFKELMLEVFAMSKDKIWLEGEIKHLETQFEPNIHSAEGKPVFSPDSINSVFSGVDYINTNDPTKLIENKIAALRIYQMAVIVKRQELEQLPSTSSGADQTAQQIKKLQEKEVIMHDAINACIADPSKLNNVSFEEIKEALKKLSAGIPESVINVLESKAQEDPEDILNGLTLQEMLSSNNDTTIDSLPSGKEQSSEDEEVTKAGIQEVEDKQLLALPVSSNEYALALSDDSEKECLVLSDGSEDEDDDNDSGIDSESEEGVVDQLLDSREDNLKTTEVNTVISLKQEVIEETKKSIAAIAPTLNQGVQVVKNISKSILGARLDSSEALTAVAAGDEEESRIKRGLWMRGMYGTNNHGRVNNMTGYRGINKGTTIGFDFEIDNNIVGIAYSNVYSVFKFKNSKNNDKEFINSHVVSIYGQKELPKNFVAQALVSASKNFIKDKTTYSYGDTNIRSNVKHRNHSYNAEALLNYNYLVKNNLVITPNIGLRYGKSRDGVYNEIGINVQEIALTMKENNILSGIIGTKVKVPLKDVLKFNNLGLIFQGAVEHNFKEKTQRINRVIKILDNTFKQYYLIPKQPKISYNLGVGIMGSIKNTTISLDYNYYLNKHYRSHQGSVKLKVNL, encoded by the coding sequence ATGAGTACGTTAATAGAACAAAGCCAACTACAAAAATCAAGATTTTTAAAATATTCTCTGCTTGCCTCTATCTCAGTAGGGACAATAATTACATTACCTTTTGAGGGTATGGCGAGTAGTGAACCTATTAATTTAGATATTATTGAAAGAGGAGATAATGGTTTATTACAACCTGTTATAAATAATAAATTTGAGCGTGCTAAATCTTTTGCTACTGCTGGTAATAAGAGAAAAAGACCTCCTACTAGAAGGAAAATATTAGTAGGCAATGAAACAACAGAACAAAATCAAAATATTGATACTTCTGAACCGATAGAGCAAACAGCTCAAAAACCAGAGATTATAATAACAGTATCTTCACCTACTGTTAGCCCAACTTCAGGTAGCTTTGTCACTGCACCTAACACCTTAAATACTACACCAATATTCTCAACTCCATCAACATCACCGGAACATATTTATACTACAGCACCTGGTACTCCGTATGATGAGCCTATCCCGCATGCTACTCCAAATAATCAATATGCAGTAGCACGAAGATTATCGTTTAGTGAGCCGCAACAGATAGAGCAGCCTACTACACTGATTAAACCCACAATGTCTCCAAAACCGACCACACTTGAAATTACAGCAGGAATTGTAAATCGCATATCTACACATAATGAAAACGCAAAAAGAAAGTTAGGTATGATAACGGCAGCTATTGAACAGACATCAGGTAAAAAAGCTAAAAAATCAGCTCAAAAAAAAGCTCCCGTTGCGGAAGTATCGACAGCTGGACCATTCTTAAATCAGCAGCGACAACTAGATGTGCTTACTCAAAAGCAGAAAGTCAATGCTGTTAGACAAGCTGCAGTTAATAAAAAGAAAAGGAGAGAAAATGAAGTAAAAAGAAATAGTACAGATGTAGAAAAACTGATAACTCAAATGAATCAAGTTCAATTAGAACAAAATCAACGACGTATTGCTGCAGAACTCCAAAGAAAAGCAGAGACATCAACTAAACATGTAACAATAAAGAATAAAAATAAATCAAAAGCAGATAAAGTTAGACAAGAAAAAACTTTTTTGCAGAAAATACACTTAACTAAGACTGAACAAGAAAAGAAAATTGCTGAAGACAAAAATGCTAGAGCCGCAGCAGAAAAGGTAAGAAAAGAAAAAAATAAACAAGCACAAAAGGCTGAAGAGATAAGCAATATAAAATTGAAAGTTTCAGAGCAACTAATACAAATGTTGGATTATAAGGCAAAATTGCAGGAAAAATTGCAGGAAGTAGAAAGAATAGAAGCAAAACATGAAGTATCAGTAATAAAAAAAGAATTAAAAAATATAGAAAAATTAGTAAGTAAGGCAGCAAAAGTAGTAAATAATGCAGAAACAGAAACAAGTAGAACAACATTACAAGTCATGCAAGATAAAATGAATGGTTATTCTGAACAATTAGATAAGATAGAGGAAAATCTAAAGTTATTAACTCCTATTGTTTATAGTTCTAATGATTCTACTTATAAGCAGCCACCAAAAGCGAAGCCAATCATGCCATTAACTAGTGGAGTTCAGGGAATTTTAGGTAAACAATTGCAACTTGAGGAGAAATATGGATACTTAGTGCCAAACCAAACTCAGCCGCAAACTTATACAACAGTGTTACCTAATCAAGAAGTAGCAGATCCTAAAAGGATGGATTCAGGCTTTGTGAGTTTAGATAAAGAAACAGATGCAGATGTTGGATTTAATACAAGTTGTGGTAAAGGTACAGATTGTACACAAGTTGGCCAAGAACTTTCGTTTGAATTGCCTACTTTGAAAGTTTTGGGGTATCAAGATAATATTAATCAGACATTAGACACAATTGCTAGAGCAAATAGTATAGAACGTCCTATATTATTTCAGAACCTACTCAAAGATTTAGAAAGAAGAAAACAAGAAGCTAAGATGGTAGAAGAGCAAGCTATTATGCATGTAATAAATAATCCAAATGATGATCAAGCAAAAGAACAAGTAGCATTAGTGGATAAATTATTGGAAAAATATAATACGGATATAAAATTAGTTAGAAAAACTTTAGAGGATAACAAAGAAAATAATAGCAGAAATAATGTAAAAAAACCATTAGAACGTCTAGTATTTGAAGCAAAACTTCCACCTATAAGAGAATATGATGCTTTATGTGAGGAATCCCAAAAAGTGATTGCTTCTAAGAGAGCTACGGAAGAACTACGTAACCAACGTGAAGATGATCCAGAACTTGAGAAATTAGCTATAATAGAATATATGGAGGTACAGAAAAAACAGTCACAGTTAGAACAAGATATAAAAGCCATAGATCCTTTATTTCAAGCTGCTATATATTCAGACTCAGAGCTATCACGTGAGCTATCACGTTCTTATTCAGTTGGTGACATACTTAGCAATACAGAATCAAATCTATCCCACTCATCATCAGTTAGTAGCTTAAATAATTTAAGCAGTTCTAATGTTATGAAATTAGAGGAATTAAAATCTAAATATGAAAAAATATCCAATGATTATAAAGCTAAGGAATTAGAATTAGATGCTTTAAATCAAAATGATCCAAAATTTAAGGAATTAATGCTCGAAGTATTTGCAATGTCGAAAGACAAGATTTGGTTAGAAGGGGAAATAAAGCATCTAGAGACGCAATTTGAACCTAATATACATTCAGCTGAGGGTAAGCCAGTGTTTTCACCTGACAGCATAAACAGTGTATTTAGTGGTGTTGATTATATTAATACAAATGATCCAACAAAATTAATCGAAAATAAAATAGCTGCTTTGCGGATATATCAAATGGCAGTAATAGTTAAAAGGCAAGAACTGGAACAATTGCCAAGTACAAGCTCAGGAGCTGATCAAACTGCTCAGCAGATTAAAAAGCTGCAAGAAAAAGAAGTAATTATGCACGATGCTATAAATGCATGTATAGCAGATCCATCAAAATTAAATAATGTTTCTTTTGAAGAAATAAAAGAAGCACTTAAGAAATTGAGTGCAGGGATTCCCGAATCAGTTATTAATGTTCTTGAATCTAAAGCCCAGGAAGATCCTGAAGATATTTTGAATGGATTAACATTACAGGAAATGTTAAGTTCAAACAATGATACAACTATAGATTCTTTGCCATCAGGAAAGGAACAATCATCAGAAGATGAAGAGGTAACAAAAGCAGGTATTCAAGAAGTAGAAGATAAGCAATTACTTGCACTACCTGTATCAAGTAATGAGTATGCATTAGCATTAAGTGACGATAGCGAAAAGGAATGTTTAGTGTTAAGTGATGGTAGCGAAGATGAAGATGACGATAATGACTCAGGAATAGATTCAGAATCTGAAGAAGGAGTAGTAGATCAATTACTTGATTCTAGAGAGGATAATCTTAAAACAACAGAAGTTAATACAGTTATTTCTCTTAAACAGGAAGTAATAGAAGAGACAAAAAAGAGTATTGCAGCAATTGCTCCTACCCTTAATCAAGGAGTTCAAGTTGTTAAAAATATAAGTAAGTCTATTCTTGGTGCAAGGTTAGATTCCTCTGAAGCTCTTACTGCCGTTGCAGCAGGTGATGAAGAAGAGTCTCGTATAAAAAGAGGTTTGTGGATGCGTGGTATGTATGGCACTAATAATCATGGACGTGTTAACAATATGACCGGTTATAGAGGTATTAATAAAGGTACTACTATCGGGTTTGACTTTGAAATCGACAATAATATTGTAGGTATAGCTTATAGTAATGTTTATTCAGTATTTAAATTTAAAAATAGTAAAAATAATGACAAAGAATTTATTAATAGTCATGTAGTTTCTATTTATGGACAAAAAGAATTACCGAAGAATTTTGTAGCACAAGCTTTAGTATCTGCTTCTAAAAACTTTATTAAAGATAAGACAACTTATTCATATGGTGATACTAACATTAGAAGTAATGTAAAGCATCGTAATCATAGTTATAATGCGGAAGCATTACTAAATTATAATTATCTTGTTAAAAACAATCTTGTTATTACTCCAAATATTGGCTTAAGATACGGTAAGTCACGAGATGGGGTATATAATGAAATAGGTATTAACGTACAAGAAATAGCTCTTACAATGAAAGAGAATAATATATTATCCGGAATTATTGGTACTAAAGTTAAAGTACCTTTGAAAGATGTTTTAAAATTTAATAATTTAGGGCTAATATTCCAAGGAGCTGTAGAACATAATTTTAAAGAGAAAACCCAAAGAATAAATAGAGTTATTAAAATATTAGATAATACATTCAAGCAGTATTATCTAATACCAAAACAACCAAAAATATCCTATAATTTAGGAGTAGGGATTATGGGGAGTATAAAAAATACTACTATTTCTTTAGATTATAATTATTACCTAAATAAACATTATCGAAGTCATCAAGGTAGCGTTAAGCTTAAGGTAAACCTATAA
- a CDS encoding class I SAM-dependent methyltransferase: protein MTKQTNKISYDEVPYPPFTFSYTSPPYLRTIGKLFGLNPPSLETAKILDIGCGVGVNLLNFAETYPKSNSLGIDLSKTQIELGKKIISDLKIKNVELNALSILDLNESYGKFDYIVCHGVYSWVPEEVQNKILEVCNKLLNPNGIAFVSYNTLPGWNMQRTIREMMMFHSELFNNSHDKLQQARLLLKFINDSLESATTPYSRFLREETKLLSAYTDSYVLHEYLGEINTGIYFNQFIEKAQRNHLNYLGDASLASMFIGNLPAQAAEKLQVIDDIVRTEQYMDFITNRKFRSTLLCHKNIPINRKIEFNNLKEFYTSLNIKPVTLEKEVDLTNEQENISFYYENLPNPLISSTSPIIKAILYVYAENISNPLSLEQVAKEAFKKLGKYRLQDFLAALEQHFIKFIFQGYLKIFETKPHTITTITEKPKTGEFARYQARQAHFNNATNVFSITNRLNDMIGIALHEKYILEMLDGTHNINDIKKEILEKINSKLLTARDDKGQEVTDPKLLKEFIDYIVTASLEKFRMNYLLVG, encoded by the coding sequence ATGACAAAACAAACAAATAAAATATCCTATGATGAAGTACCTTATCCCCCATTTACTTTCAGTTATACTTCTCCGCCATATTTAAGAACTATCGGCAAGCTATTTGGGCTAAATCCACCATCTCTTGAAACTGCTAAAATACTTGATATCGGTTGCGGGGTTGGAGTTAATCTACTTAACTTTGCTGAAACATATCCTAAATCAAATTCTCTTGGTATTGATTTATCCAAAACACAAATAGAATTAGGCAAAAAAATTATCAGTGATTTGAAAATAAAAAATGTCGAACTAAATGCATTATCTATATTGGACCTTAACGAGTCATACGGTAAGTTTGATTACATAGTTTGTCACGGCGTATATTCATGGGTACCTGAAGAAGTACAAAATAAAATACTTGAAGTTTGTAATAAGCTGCTAAATCCAAACGGTATAGCTTTTGTAAGTTATAATACTCTGCCTGGTTGGAATATGCAGCGAACAATACGTGAAATGATGATGTTTCACTCAGAACTTTTTAATAATAGCCACGATAAGTTACAACAAGCTAGATTACTTTTAAAGTTTATCAATGACTCATTAGAAAGTGCCACAACACCTTATTCTAGATTTTTACGTGAAGAAACAAAATTATTATCTGCATATACTGATTCATACGTACTACATGAATATTTAGGCGAAATTAATACAGGTATATATTTTAACCAATTCATAGAAAAAGCTCAAAGAAATCATTTAAATTACTTAGGAGATGCGTCGCTTGCTTCAATGTTTATCGGTAATTTACCTGCTCAGGCAGCAGAAAAGCTACAAGTTATTGATGATATTGTTCGTACGGAACAATATATGGATTTTATTACTAATAGAAAGTTTCGCTCGACATTGTTATGTCATAAAAACATACCTATAAACAGAAAAATTGAATTTAACAATTTAAAAGAGTTTTATACTAGCCTTAATATTAAACCGGTAACTCTGGAAAAAGAGGTTGATTTAACTAATGAACAAGAAAATATCAGCTTCTATTATGAAAATTTACCTAACCCTCTTATTTCAAGCACTTCACCAATTATAAAAGCTATTTTATATGTATATGCTGAAAATATTAGCAATCCTTTAAGCTTAGAACAAGTAGCAAAAGAAGCTTTTAAAAAGCTTGGTAAATATCGATTACAAGATTTCCTAGCTGCACTAGAGCAACATTTTATCAAATTCATTTTTCAAGGTTATCTAAAAATATTTGAGACTAAACCACATACTATAACTACTATCACCGAAAAACCTAAAACTGGTGAATTTGCAAGATACCAAGCACGACAAGCACATTTTAATAATGCAACTAATGTGTTTAGCATCACTAATAGACTTAATGATATGATAGGTATAGCGTTACATGAAAAATATATTTTAGAAATGTTAGACGGTACTCATAATATTAATGATATTAAAAAAGAAATTCTTGAAAAGATTAATTCAAAACTCTTAACTGCTCGTGACGATAAAGGACAGGAAGTAACTGACCCAAAATTGTTAAAAGAATTTATTGACTATATAGTTACTGCGTCCCTTGAGAAATTCCGAATGAACTATCTTTTAGTAGGTTAG
- a CDS encoding AtpZ/AtpI family protein: protein MDTEKLNNIKARIKDFKSARLFNPKVQQEISSFTIAIDLVSGTMVGVASGIFTDKLFYSKPLFLIIFTIIGMIAGFNIIRQKVNNKK, encoded by the coding sequence GTGGATACGGAAAAACTAAACAATATCAAAGCAAGAATTAAAGACTTTAAAAGTGCTAGACTTTTTAATCCTAAAGTTCAGCAAGAAATTAGTTCATTCACTATTGCCATAGATTTAGTTTCAGGTACAATGGTAGGTGTCGCGAGTGGAATATTCACGGATAAGTTATTTTATTCTAAACCTTTATTTCTGATTATATTTACAATAATAGGAATGATTGCCGGTTTTAATATTATAAGGCAGAAAGTAAATAATAAAAAGTAA
- a CDS encoding F0F1 ATP synthase subunit A, translated as MTLNPLVQFDIKKLIEIKIFGFDISFTNSSIYMLLASILALTYFYLAFYNWKLVPSRLQVSAEIVYNLVADMLNQNIGAKGHKFIPLFFSLFIFILFCNLLGMTPYSFTVTSHIIVTFALAILVFLTITIVGFVKHSLRFLTLFLPHGTPLWLAPLMIVIELFTYLARPISLSLRLAANMMAGHVLLKVIASFTISLMIYLKFISIPLMVILIGFEIFIAVLQAYIFTILSCMYLNDAINLH; from the coding sequence ATGACTCTTAACCCTTTAGTACAATTTGATATCAAAAAATTGATAGAAATTAAAATTTTCGGTTTTGACATCAGCTTTACTAATTCAAGTATCTATATGTTACTTGCTAGTATCTTAGCTTTAACTTATTTTTACTTAGCTTTTTATAACTGGAAGTTAGTACCTTCTAGATTACAAGTAAGTGCTGAAATAGTTTATAATCTCGTAGCTGATATGTTAAATCAGAATATAGGAGCAAAAGGACATAAATTTATTCCATTATTTTTTAGTTTATTTATTTTCATTTTATTCTGTAATTTACTTGGTATGACACCATATAGCTTTACTGTTACTAGTCATATTATCGTTACTTTTGCCTTGGCAATTTTAGTATTTTTAACGATAACTATAGTCGGTTTTGTAAAACACAGCTTACGTTTTTTAACTCTTTTTCTACCACACGGTACCCCTTTATGGTTAGCACCGCTAATGATAGTAATTGAACTATTTACATATTTAGCAAGACCGATTAGTTTATCTTTGCGACTTGCTGCTAATATGATGGCAGGGCATGTGTTATTAAAAGTAATAGCTAGTTTTACCATTTCATTAATGATTTACTTGAAATTTATATCAATCCCTCTTATGGTTATACTGATTGGATTTGAAATTTTTATTGCAGTACTTCAAGCTTATATTTTTACTATTTTGTCTTGTATGTATCTTAATGATGCGATTAATTTACACTAG
- a CDS encoding DsbA family protein, with protein MQSIFIVLIFLLFLSSYSEGKVQGKNHEEKQIIEQKTVQNNETSQKINQEAINSENAAESIVPANDNNQTNEVSTPDSQEHKDPKIKPIKVTFKVDDNDMVLGNKKSNVIVIEYFSPTCPHCAYYHQTIFPELKKKYIDTNKIAYVVREFIATKQDLDAAILARCKGDINSFVQFHNIILKQQDKWAYSNKYRELLTDIGKLGGISPEEYKQCLNSDKITETLIANTNLVAKTPKFIGTPSFFVNGVQTKNYSIDNIAKAVDKALDEQKEKAKK; from the coding sequence ATGCAAAGTATTTTTATTGTGCTAATATTTTTATTATTTTTGAGTAGCTATTCAGAAGGAAAAGTACAGGGTAAGAACCACGAGGAGAAACAAATAATAGAGCAAAAAACTGTACAAAATAACGAAACTTCTCAAAAAATAAATCAAGAAGCTATAAATTCTGAAAATGCAGCTGAATCGATAGTACCTGCTAATGATAACAATCAAACTAATGAAGTATCAACGCCGGATTCACAAGAACACAAAGATCCTAAAATAAAGCCTATTAAAGTCACTTTTAAAGTTGATGATAATGATATGGTTCTCGGTAACAAAAAATCAAATGTTATAGTAATCGAGTATTTTTCTCCTACATGCCCACATTGTGCTTATTATCATCAGACCATTTTTCCGGAACTTAAGAAAAAATATATTGATACTAATAAAATTGCATATGTCGTTCGTGAATTTATTGCTACAAAACAAGATTTAGACGCTGCAATTTTAGCCCGTTGCAAGGGTGATATAAATAGTTTTGTACAGTTTCATAATATTATATTAAAACAACAAGATAAGTGGGCATATAGCAATAAATATAGAGAATTATTAACCGATATAGGTAAGCTTGGTGGCATTTCTCCAGAAGAATATAAACAATGCTTAAATAGCGATAAAATTACTGAAACACTAATTGCTAATACTAATTTAGTAGCAAAAACACCAAAATTTATAGGTACTCCTTCTTTCTTCGTTAACGGAGTACAAACCAAAAATTATAGTATAGATAATATTGCTAAGGCAGTGGATAAAGCTTTAGATGAGCAAAAAGAAAAAGCAAAAAAATGA